From Camelus ferus isolate YT-003-E chromosome 18, BCGSAC_Cfer_1.0, whole genome shotgun sequence, one genomic window encodes:
- the PAGR1 gene encoding PAXIP1-associated glutamate-rich protein 1, translating to MSLVRGHGDIAATTAAPLSEEGEVTSGLQALAVEDTGGPSVSADKAEEEGEGGREEAEHEGSGAEEVPGEVPSTEGEENTKGDSEDWCVPCSDEEVELPANGQSWMPPPSEIQRLYELLAIHGTLELQAEILPRRPPTPEAQSEEERSDEEPEAKEEEEEKPHMPTEFDFDDEPMTPKDSLIDRRRTPGSSARSQKREARLDKVLSDMKRHKKLEEQILRTGRDLFSLDSEDASPASPPLRSSGSSLFPRQRKY from the exons ATGTCCCTTGTCCGGGGTCATGGAGACATTGCAGCCACCACGGCGGCGCCTCTGTCTGAAGAAGGGGAAGTGACCTCCGGCCTCCAGGCTCTGGCCGTGGAGGATACCGGAGGCCCCTCTGTTTCGGCCGATAAAGccgaggaagagggggaaggaggtcGGGAGGAGGCTGAGCATGAGGGGTCCGGGGCCGAGGAGGTGCCGGGAGAAGTCCCCAGCACTGAGGGGGAAGAGAATACCAAGGGAGACTCCGAGGACTGGTGCGTGCCCTGCAGCGATGAGGAGGTCGAGCTGCCCGCGAATGGGCAGTCCTGGATGCCACCCCCCTCCGAAATCCAACGGCTCTATGAACTACTGGCTATTCACGGTACCCTGGAGCTTCAGGCTGAGATTCTGCCCCGCCGGCCCCCTACGCCTGAGGCCCAGAGTGAAGAGGAGAGATCGGATGAGGAGCCAGAGgccaaagaggaggaagaggaaaa ACCACATATGCCCACAGAATTCGACTTTGATGATGAGCCAATGACACCAAAGGACTCCCTGATTGACCGGAGACGCACCCCAG gaagctcAGCTAGGAGCCAGAAACGGGAGGCCCGCCTGGACAAGGTCCTCTCAGACATGAAGCGACACAAGAAGCTGGAGGAGCAGATCCTTCGTACTGGCAGGGACCTCTTCAGCCTGGACTCAGAGGACGCCAGCCCCGCCAGCCCCCCACTCCGGTCCTCAGGAAGTAGTCTCTTCCCCCGGCAGCGGAAGTACTGA
- the PRRT2 gene encoding proline-rich transmembrane protein 2 isoform X2, translating into MAASSSEVSEMKKVEESPQTQEEGPGHSEAGTGPPQVPAGVPDEPETLQPGSDITGDPVDSAPKAGLAPETTQTPTEAPETAQARDLSSSPGGESKANFSPEEACQELASKPDVSKEATAEQGSNLESAASLESASEPAPQLDPQSDPQPDSQPASQPTPSPAVQSEPPSQEDPTPEVLTESVGEKQENGAVIPLQAGDGEEGPAPQPHSPPSTKTPPANGAPPRVLQQLVEEDRLGRAHSGHPGSPRGSLSRHPSSQLAGSGVEGGEGTQKPRDYIILAILSCFCPMWPVNIVAFAYAVMSRNSLQQGDVDGAQRLGRVAKLLSIVALVGGVLIIIASCVINLGVYK; encoded by the exons ATGGCAGCTAGCAGCTCTGAGGTCTCTGAGATGAAGAAGGTAGAGGAGAGTCCCCAGACCCAGGAAGAAGGGCCTGGCCATTCTGAAGCCGGAACTGGCCCTCCCCAGGTCCCAGCTGGGGTCCCAGATGAGCCAGAGACCCTGCAGCCAGGCTCAGACATCACTGGGGACCCTGTGGACTCAGCGCCCAAGGCTGGGCTGGCTCCAGAAACCACACAGACCCCAACCGAGGCCCCAGAAACAGCCCAGGCCAGAGACCTTAGCTCAAGCCCAGGAGGGGAGTCAAAGGCCAACTTCAGTCCTGAAGAAGCATGCCAAGAGCTAGCATCCAAACCAGATGTGAGCAAAGAGGCCACTGCAGAGCAAGGGTCCAACCTGGAGTCTGCAGCCTCACTTGAGTCAGCCTCAGAGCCTGCTCCCCAGCTGGACCCCCAGTCAGACCCTCAACCAGACTCCCAACCAGcttcccagcccacccccagcccagctgttCAATCAGAGCCCCCTTCCCAGGAGGACCCCACCCCTGAGGTCCTGACTGAGAGTGTGGGGGAAAAGCAGGAGAATGGGGCAGTGATCCCCCTGCAGGCTGGTGATGGAGAAGAGGGTCCAGCCCCCCAGCCTCATTCACCACCCTCAACAAAAACCCCCCCAGCCAATGGGGCTCCTCCCCGAGTGCTGCAGCAGCTGGTTGAGGAGGACAGACTAGGAAGGGCTCACAGTGGGCATCCAGGATCACCCCGAGGTAGCCTGAGCCGCCACCCTAGTTCCCAGCTGGCAGgttctggggtggaggggggtgaAGGCACCCAGAAACCTCGGGACTACATCATCCTCGCCATCCTGTCCTGCTTCTGCCCTATGTGGCCTGTCAACATCGTGGCCTTCGCTTATGCCGTCATG TCCCGGAACAGCCTGCAGCAGGGGGACGTGGATGGGGCCCAGCGTCTGGGCCGCGTGGCCAAGCTCTTAAGCATCGTGGCGCTGGTAGGGGGGGTCCTCATCATCATCGCCTCCTGCGTCATCAACTTAGGCG tGTATAAGTGA
- the PRRT2 gene encoding proline-rich transmembrane protein 2 isoform X1: MAASSSEVSEMKKVEESPQTQEEGPGHSEAGTGPPQVPAGVPDEPETLQPGSDITGDPVDSAPKAGLAPETTQTPTEAPETAQARDLSSSPGGESKANFSPEEACQELASKPDVSKEATAEQGSNLESAASLESASEPAPQLDPQSDPQPDSQPASQPTPSPAVQSEPPSQEDPTPEVLTESVGEKQENGAVIPLQAGDGEEGPAPQPHSPPSTKTPPANGAPPRVLQQLVEEDRLGRAHSGHPGSPRGSLSRHPSSQLAGSGVEGGEGTQKPRDYIILAILSCFCPMWPVNIVAFAYAVMVSPMGPWPRPAVAPSFLPVLAQNPRSNLAFPPLSAWTSLPNYRTCACLSPGLHLLSHGCPTPSGGRDVQTVHTALLTCTLLPLPLQPSFPPSPLSTGWPVSSG; encoded by the coding sequence ATGGCAGCTAGCAGCTCTGAGGTCTCTGAGATGAAGAAGGTAGAGGAGAGTCCCCAGACCCAGGAAGAAGGGCCTGGCCATTCTGAAGCCGGAACTGGCCCTCCCCAGGTCCCAGCTGGGGTCCCAGATGAGCCAGAGACCCTGCAGCCAGGCTCAGACATCACTGGGGACCCTGTGGACTCAGCGCCCAAGGCTGGGCTGGCTCCAGAAACCACACAGACCCCAACCGAGGCCCCAGAAACAGCCCAGGCCAGAGACCTTAGCTCAAGCCCAGGAGGGGAGTCAAAGGCCAACTTCAGTCCTGAAGAAGCATGCCAAGAGCTAGCATCCAAACCAGATGTGAGCAAAGAGGCCACTGCAGAGCAAGGGTCCAACCTGGAGTCTGCAGCCTCACTTGAGTCAGCCTCAGAGCCTGCTCCCCAGCTGGACCCCCAGTCAGACCCTCAACCAGACTCCCAACCAGcttcccagcccacccccagcccagctgttCAATCAGAGCCCCCTTCCCAGGAGGACCCCACCCCTGAGGTCCTGACTGAGAGTGTGGGGGAAAAGCAGGAGAATGGGGCAGTGATCCCCCTGCAGGCTGGTGATGGAGAAGAGGGTCCAGCCCCCCAGCCTCATTCACCACCCTCAACAAAAACCCCCCCAGCCAATGGGGCTCCTCCCCGAGTGCTGCAGCAGCTGGTTGAGGAGGACAGACTAGGAAGGGCTCACAGTGGGCATCCAGGATCACCCCGAGGTAGCCTGAGCCGCCACCCTAGTTCCCAGCTGGCAGgttctggggtggaggggggtgaAGGCACCCAGAAACCTCGGGACTACATCATCCTCGCCATCCTGTCCTGCTTCTGCCCTATGTGGCCTGTCAACATCGTGGCCTTCGCTTATGCCGTCATGGTGAGCCCCATGGGACCCTGGCCCAGGCCTGCTGTGGCTCCCAGCTTCTTGCCAGTGCTGGCACAGAACCCCAGGAGTAACcttgccttccctcccctctctgcatgGACCTCACTTCCCAATTACAGGACCTGTGCTTGCCTCTCCCCAGGACTTCACCTTCTGAGCCATGGTTGCCCTACCCCTTCAGGTGGGAGGGATGTCCAGACAGTTCACACAGCCTTACTGACCTGtaccctcctcccactgcctctcCAACCCTCCTTCCCCCCATCACCACTGTCCACCGGCTGGCCTGTCTCCTCTGGATGA